A region of the Stieleria neptunia genome:
TCAGCCAACAGCTCGGACGCAAACGGGTGAACTCGCTGGGTTTCTCGTCTTCGAGGGACCACAACGACAGCGGGCCGGTTCCGCCGCGATAGATGATCGAGTTGCCCGCACCGATCGGCGTCGCACATCCCCGACGTTTGCCCAGCGTTCCCGATTTGACCACGCGACCGTCGTCGGCGCTGAGAATATGCGGTTGAACGAAGATCTGGCCGTTCATCAACACCGCATGCTGAATGTGTGCGCTGTGATGGTCTTCGGGCCACTCGACGGACTGTTTCCAACGCGGCTTGCCGGATTTTGCATCAAGCGAAACGAAGTGAAATTCGTTCTTTCCAGAAGTCTGCAAGACGAACTGATTGTCATCGGCCAGACCGAAGCTGATCAGCGCTTCGTGGTCCTGCGGCGGCACTTTCGACGTCCACCGTTCTGCGCCGGTTTCGAGATCCAGACAAACGATGGAGGCCGCATTCCAGATCTGGCGGTTGAGTAGTTTTCCGCTCGACGACTGTTTCAACGCGGGATCATCGACTTCGACAAAGTAGACGTGATCACCGAAGATGGTGATCGTGGAATGGACAATCGCGTCGGCGTCACGCTGCCAATCGATGCTGCCGTATTGTTTGTCGTAGCCCACGATCGCGCTGCCGCAGACTTTCGCGGTCGCCGCGTCGTCTTTGCCGTCGTACCACGCCGCCTTGTCCCAAAATCCGGAATAGCCGCTGCCTCGTTTCATGGCGGTTCCGACAACGCGATGCTCCGTGACGGCGACGTAGCCCCATTCGCTGTTCCCCTCGTATTCCTCGGGCAGCAACATCGTGCGAATCATTTCTCCGCTGGCGGCATCGATCACCCACAAGCGATCTTTGACCGCGGCATAGACATGCGATTCATCGGCGCACCAATTGCCACAGTCACGCGGGATGTTGACGCGTCGCAGGTCGGGGATTTCCAACGACCACAGCACGGCGCCGTTGAAGGCATCGAGCGCGATCATGCGGTTCATCCCCTGGTGGAACAGCCGGCCGCCGACCGCCAGCGGCGCGGGCATGCGGGGGTTGCGGTCGATACCAAAATCTGCCCCCGGTCGTCCGATCCATTTCACTTCCAAGTCTGCCGTGTCGTCGACGCCGCCGAGCATTTCGCCCGAATACGACGCGTTGCCGCTGGAACCGTACTGGTGCCCCCAGGCAGCGAGCTGCGGGGCGGCGGCGCGTCGCCCGAAACGGACACCGGGGGTGACGGTCTGCCATGAGAAACCGTCAATTTCATGATCGGCACCGAGCTTGATGATCTGTCCCATCGGGGCAAGCAGACGAGTGGCATCGTTGATTTGTTCAGCGGGGACAACGACGAGGTTGGCGATTGCGTCTGGAACGTCTTGTTTCAATTGAGCGGTCAAACGGATGCCGTACTTCTGATCGGCATACCATCGTCGACGCAAACTCTGGAGCGAGTCAGCATCGTCGACCGCGGCGACAACCGTCATCGACGTCCCCGCCGCGATCGCTTCGCACCAAGAGGGGGCCACGTCGCCGTACACGACCGCGTACCCGCCCGGCTGGACAAGCCGCTTGATCGCTTCGTCGGCTCCCGCGGGGACGTCGGACGCCTCAACCTTCGGAGGCGTGTAGTTCATGCCGCCTTCGAGTTGATAAAACGAGCTAAACGATCGTTTGCCGCCTTGATTCAGGCCGAATCGATACCAATAGTTTTTGCCCGGGACCAGATCGTCGACCACGACGCGATGGCTGGTGCCGGAGGATTGCGAAGCGATGACGCGCCCCAGTTTTCGGGTCGGCCCAAAAGCGACGGCGGCCGGCCCGGCGATCGTCGTTTCCCAGCGGATCTCGGCCGAAGTCGGCGTCAAAAAACGGACGCCGGGGCGGACGCCAAACCCGATCGGCTCCTCCGCCGGTTGTTTGTCCTGGGCGTGCGACGGCACGGCGAGCCCGATCCAGAACGCGACGATGACCAACTGGCGGAGTTGCATGATTGCGATTCACCACAAAAATCGAGACGCAGAAACGGGACGATGGCTTGAGGTTAACCGCGTCGGGAACTCCGGTCATCCACGGTCGCCGCGTTTTCTGGGGGGTAAACATGATCTTCATGTTGCGATTCGGCCGGCCGCTCGGGGTGATGGGCCACGGTCGCGGCGGGCCGCGAGGATCGCAAGCTGGAAGCTTACTCCACGGCTAGGGGATTAGCTTCATCGTCTTGAGCCAACTCGCGGCTTGTTCGGGCCAGCGGGTGACGGGTTGGTCGGTGACGCGGAGCCCGTAACCATGACCCCCGGTCGCGTAGACGTGAAGCTCCGCCGGCACGCCGGCTTCTTTCAGTGCACCGGCCAGCGTCAGACAGTTGTGCACCGACACGCGATCGTCAAACGCGTGTGCGAAAAACATCGGCGGCGTGTCTTGATTGACCTTGATGTAATCGTGCAACTGCGTGGTGCCTTTTTCGACCATGCCGGCGGCGTAGATCAGTAGCGCGAAATCGGGCCGGATGGAGACCTGGTCGATTTTGTCCACCGCTTCATAGGTTCGGTCTTCCTGAAAGATCGCGGTCAATCCGGCCGTCTCGCCGCCCGCGGAAAAACCACAGATGCCGATTCTGTCCGGATCGATCTTCCACGCCTCGGCGTGGGATCGCACCAGACTCATCGCCCGCTGGGCGTCTTGCACGGCCGCTCGCCAACGACGATCGGCGTCGCGCGCCGGCACGCGGTACTTCAACACGACGGCGGTCACGCCGAGCGTGTTGAGCCACTCGGCGACTTCGGTCCCTTCCAGGTCGTAGGCCAGAATATGGTGTCCACCGCCCGGGCAGATCACGACGGCCGTTCCGTTACGGTGTTCCGCCGGCGGTTGGTACACCGCGATCTGGGGCGTGGAGACGTTGCCCAGCTTGATGATGCGTCGCCCCGCAATCAATCGGTCCACCGGTTTCGTCTGGTCCGCTTCCTCGGGCAACGTTTGGGTTTCGCCCGGTGGCTTGTCCGGCCAAACATTCATGACGATCGGATCGCCGGCAGCGACGTGCGGCAGCGATGGAAAAGCGGATGCGGCGATCAGTGCGATCAAGCAGGCAGGTTTCATGCGAGTTGCCAGGGGGATGTGGATGGAGGGGGGGATGTGGATGGAGCGACCGTCATTCTAGCTCCGGTCGCGGCGGCGTGCCGCCGAGCCCTTGTTCCCAGATTGACGCGGGGGAAGCATCTTGCTTGCCACCATCGACGACCCCTGACAAAGACGCAGAAACCGGCCAATCCACGCAAACGGGACAAACCGGTTCCCAGCGTGAGACAGTTCCGTCAATCCGAACGCCCCCTAGGGGTTTGGGCCACCACACTTGACGTAGCTTTTCATCGAGTTTGAAACCTGCACCCCCATTTTGACATCGCGACCAAACGCTGACGTGAAACGAGTGCTCCGAATCCGATCTGCTGTCCGACGCCGTCGAAAGGGGGCGGCGATGATCGAATTCGCGGTTTGCCTGCCCGTGTTTCTTCTGATCACGTTCGCCACGCTCGAAACGTGCCGGATGATCTATCTGCGTCAGTCGCTGAAATTGGCCGCGTACGAATGCGCACGGCTGGGGATCCTGCCCGAAATCACGCCGGCGTCGCTGCAAGACCAATGTGACGTCATTCTGCTTGGACGCGGCATCGAAAACTACACGCTCTCTCACACGCCCAGCGACCTGTCGGCGCTCGAGTTCGGCAATCTTTTGGTCACCACGGTCGAAGCCCCTGCGGCCGAAAACGCGTTGATGGGGTCATGGCTGTATGGCGGCCAAACGGTCTCGGAATCAGTCACCATCATGGCGGAGTACTAAACGATGTTTCGTTCAAGGCCATGTTTCATCGCGGGGCATTCCCGCGGCTGCCGGCGAGGGGCCACGATGGCGATGCTCGCGATTTTGATGCCCGTGATGATCGGCATCGCGGCGTTTGCGATCAACGTCGTGTACATGGAAATGGCACGCACCGAATTGCAAATCTCGCTGGACGTTGCGGCACGAGCCGCGGGACGAACCTTGGCCGTTACCGAGGATGAATCGCAAGCCAGCAATGCTGCGGAAAACATGCTGGCATTGAATCCCTATGCCAATCAGGTGCTCACGCCTGACGAAACCAACATCGAGTTTGGTTTTACGACTCGGTATTCGGACCTCCATCGATACACCTTTTATCCGGGCTCCACACCCAACGCGGTGAAGGTCGAAGCCAACGGGACCAATCAGGTCCCAATGCTGTTCCCATCAATGGGAGTCAATCTTCAATTCCGACCGATCCGAGCCGCGATCTGCACTCAGGTCAATTTAGACGTTGCGCTGGTCATCGACCGATCGACATCCATGGCGCGGGACGCTGATGAAGATCAAATCGTCGACGACTGGGAAAACGGCGACTCGGCTCCGGGAAGTTCGCGTTGGATCGATGCCGTCCATGCCGTCGACAAGTTCCTGCATGCGATGGAAGAATCGACCCACGATGAACGCATCGCGCTGACAACGTACGCGTCCACTCCGGCGACCGACGTCGAATTGACCGACGACTATGAGTCCATCGATGACGCGATGGATGATCATTCGGATTCTTTCGGCGGAGGCGGCAGCGCGATCGGCGATGGAATCATCGATGCAGTCGAAGCGTTGAACCACAGCTCTTACGCACGCCCTTGGGCGACCCGCGTTCTGATCGTGTTAAGCGACGGGACCCAAAACACGGGCGTCGATGCGGTCGAGGCTGCGGAACAGGCCGCGGCCGACAACGTCATGGTCTATGCCATCAGCTTCACGGATGATGCCGACCAAGCGATGATGCAAGACGTCGCCGCGGTCGCAGCGGGAAAGCATTATCATGCCGATGACCGTGAGCAATTGAAGCAGGTGTTCGAGGACATCGCCCACGGTTTCCCCACCTTGATCACGTTTTAGGCTCGGAATCCATGGTCAAGTCCACTCGCCGAAAACTGCGTCAACGACCACCGACCGGGGCCGCGTTGGTCGAAATGGCGATGGTGCTTCCGCTGATCATGCTGTTCTTCACCGCGATGCTCGAGATCGGCCGTGTGCTGATGCTCCAGCACACCGCCGACGCCGCCGCCTATGAAGCCGCCCGATCGGCGATCGTCCCCGGGGCAACCGCCGCCGACGCGGAGCAGGTCGCACAGCAACTGATCGACGCCGCCGGATTGACTCAGGCGGCAATCGAAGTCACTCCGGATACCATCACGGAGTTCACGCCCCTGATCACGGTCAAGGTCGAAATCCCCGTCGGCGAAAACTCATGGATCACGCCGCAGCACGTGGTCGCTTTGACGGTCTCCAGCGAAGTCACGTTGATGTGCGAGCGATCGCCCGTCACACGTCTCGTCGCGGTGGATCAGCTGAACGCCAAGAAGCAGACGATGCAACACGATTAGTGCTGCGTTGCAACTCAATCTTCGGGTGGTGCGTTGGATCGGAAACGGGGTCAGGAACCAAAAATGCGAAGCACCCTTCGGCCATTGGGTTTTTGGTTCCTGACCCCCTTTCCGTGGACAATTTCAGTAAACTGCTCCGTCGTCGCTCCGTTAGCCCCAGCAATCTTCGGCTCAAACACCTGATCAAGGAGCGTCACCACCGCCCCTTGATGAAACAGACTCCATGACGCATTCCTCTTCCGCGTGCCCGCTCCGCGCCGCGCTGTGCTTCCTCTCGCTGTGCTTTTTTACGCTCTGCTTCGGCACGACGGCTGTTTCTCAAGACCAGCCCGCCCGGCAAACGATCGACAAAACCGACGCGGACATCCTGTACCGCAGCGGTGAGAATCTGAGCGACTACATGCGTGAGCGGTGCCGGCTGGACGTCTACGTTCCCGAATCGAAAACGGGGTTCTCGACGGTCGTCTGGTTTCATGGCGGCGGATTGAAAGGCGGCAAGAAATCCGTGCCGAAGGAACTCAAGGACCAGGGCATTGCCGTCGTCGCCGTCAACTATCGCCTGCACCCCAAGGTCACCGCGCCGGCCTACATCGAAGACGCCGCGGCGGCCGTCGCGTGGACCTTCCAGAACATCGAACGCTATGGCGGGTCCAGCGAAAAAATTTTCATCAGCGGACACTCCGCCGGCGGCTACCTGACCAGCATGCTCGGTCTGGACAAACGCTGGTTGGCCGCGCACGACATCGACGCCGACGACATCGCCGGGCTGATCCCCTTTAGCGGTCACACCATCACCCACTTCACCGTCCGCGCCGAACGAGGCGTCGGCGGCAAGCAACCGGTCGTCGACGACATGGCCCCGCTGTACCACGTCCGAGACGATTGCCCGCCGCTGCTGTTGATCACCGGAGACCGTGAACTGGAAATGCTCGGACGCTACGAAGAAAACGCCTACCTGTGGCGGATGATGCAAGTCGTCGGACACCCCGATACCGAACTCTATGAACTCGACGGCTACGACCACGGCCAAATGGCCACCCCCGCCCACCCACTCCTGCTCCGCTTCATGAAGAAACACGGCATGTGACTCCGGTCGGTAACCGAAAGGAAAAAGGAGGGGCACCCACGGATGGCAAAGCGTACCCACGGATGTCATGGTGACCGACGAGAAAATAACGGTCACACCATCAACTCTACCGCCGTCTCATTCCGGTGATTTCCGCGTGCGACTTCCCGAAGTTTGCTGCGATTCCCCATCGCAAACCAAAATGAATGAGTTTGCTGACCACCTCGGTTCCATAGCCCGTTTCGTGCTGACGAAAAATTTCACGCAATACGTCTCGAACTGCCAATCCGATTTCACGAGATTTGCCATCGATTTGGCCGGACCAATAGCGCCAAGATTCAGTTAGCCTTGTCTGTTCAGGGTGACGCACCACGCGGTCGATGAAGACGCGATCAAGGCCCATATTGACCAGCAAACCGAGTGAGTCTCCGCGACATTTAAGATAGTCAAACAGCTGAACAAACTCCGGCGCACCGAGTCGTCGTGGAACGGCTTTAAGCTCCAACGTGATGGACTGCCAGACGGAGAAGTCGGGAAAGAGTCGATGGGCTTCTTCGCCGAAAAGCATCAGCGGGTGCGGCTGCTTACTCACAAACGGGATTTCGTTTTGCCGAAAACACATGATCAGAGCTTTGTGATAATCTTCTTCGTCCCGTCCGACCCCGACATCATTTTGGACGTGGAACAAACAGCTTCTGATCGCATGTGAACGACTTTCGTAAATAATGCTCATCCAGACCCCCGCTGCAGTCGATGCCGTTCCCCGCCCACTATGGCATCCGTGGGTACGCTTTGCCATCCGTGGGGGCCGTTTTTCCATCATCAAACACCGCTAGCAAATATCGTTGAAACCACCACCAAACGACCTGATCCCGCGTGTCGAAACGATTGTCCGCCGGCGGATGACTGGTCAACAGGCCGGTCATGGTTTTGACCATGTCGGCCGCGTGCTGCGTTCGGCGCGAAAGATCCAGGCGGAAGTCGGCGGGGATCGGACGATTGTGGAACTTGCCGCGCTATTGCATGACGTCGGCGATGCGAAGTTCCATGACGGGATCGAGATGAGCGCGGCGTTGACCCGTCAAATCCTCGGCGAGCTGGACGTCGACGAAGACACCGTCGATCATGTCGCACAAATCGTCGACAACATTTCCTTCCGCAAGGGCAGTGACGCCGAACCGCTGTCACTGGAGGGTCAGATCGTGCAAGACGCGGATCGTTTGGACGCGTTGGGCGCGATCGGAATCGTACGGACGATTGAATACGGCGCGGTGTTCGGCCAGCCGTTTCACGTTTCGGGCAACAACGACGCGGCACAGAAGACCGGTCTGGGCCATTTCGACGAGAAATTGTTTCGACTGCACGCCCTGCTCAACACCGAACCGGCTCGCCGCATGGCACGGCAGCGAGAGGCGTTCATGAGAACCTTCGTCGATCAGTTTCTCGCGGAATGGGAAGGGTGAACGGAGGACGCTGCAGATCGGTTGCTTGGTCGTCCTGTCGCCCGCACCACTTCATTGCATCACAAGCGCGTTCGACGCCCCCCGATGCCCCACCGATGGCAGAGTGCCCCCGCGGATGTCATAGTATGGGCTGCAAACCCCATTTCACCTCCGTGGTTTTGTTTTCGGCCGCGCATTCGACTGTCAAGGTTTTTTATGACGACTTCGCGAAACGTGATTCACCCGCGTGACGAGATCATGCAGACGATGGATCGCATCTATCGGTACCGGATGACGACGACCTCCGGCGGCAACCTGTCGATCCGCGACGCGGCGGGCGACATTTGGATTTCACCGGCTCGCGTTGACAAGGGAAACTTGACGCGTCGAGACATCATCCGTGTGCGCAGCGATGGCAGCACCGACGGTCCGCATCCGCCGTCCTCGGAATTTCCCTTTCACAAGGCGATCTACGACGCGCGTCCGGACGTTCGATCGGTCGTTCATGCGCACCCGGTCGCCCTGGTGGCATTCAGCATCTGCCGCCAAACGCCCGACACGCGGTTGTTCCATCAAGCGCATTCGGTCTGTGGAAAACTCGGTTTTGCGCCGTACGCCTGTCCGGGCAGCAAGCAGTTGGGCGCGAACATCGCCGCGTCGTTCGCCGAGGGTGCCGACAGCGTCATCCTGGAGAACCACGGGGTCGTCGTCGCCGGTGAATCACTCTCCGACGCGTTCAAGCGATTCGAAGCGTTCGAGTTTGCCGGCAAGACGCTGATCAAGGCGTCGGCATTGGGCAAGGTCAAACTGTTGGACGATCAACGATTGGACCAGGCGGCCCGGCGGAGCGTCGACTTTGACAATCTTGACCCGCCGCCGGCCAGTGCAACCGAAACGGAATTGCGGCGGCAACTCTGTGACTTCGTTCGCCGCGGTTGTCGCCAACGGTTGTTGATCAGCACCGAGGGCAGTTTCTCGGCGCGGGTCGGCGACGACGCGTTCCTGATCACGCCCACGCAACAGGATCGGGAATTGCTCGGCGTCGATGATTTTGTCTTGATCGACGGCGATCGCCGCGAAGCGGGGAAACTGGCCAGCCGCGCGGCCAAGGCACATCAAGCGATCTACCGCCGTCATCCCCACGTCAATGCGATCGTATTTGCACACCCCGTCAACGCGACGGCATTCAGTGTCACCGAGAGCGAGTTCGACGTCCGCACGATTCCGGAAAGCTACGTGTTCTTGCGAGACGTGCAACGTGTCCCCTACGGCGTCCAATTCGGCGACGGCGATCAGATCGCGGACTATGTCAACGAAAAAACGCCGGCAGCGATCCTGGAAAACGATGGCGTGATCGTCACCGGACGCAGTGTCCTGGACGCGTTTGATCGATTGGAAGTGCTCGAGTCCACCGCCGAAGCGGTGATCAACGCCCGATCGATCGGCAGCGTCCAAGCGATGTCCGACGACGTGATCGATGAACTGTGTCGCGAATTTGATCTGTGACCGCAGGATCGGCCCCCTCTTTTTTCGCGTCGCCCTCGTCGCCACCCCTCTCCGTTGGCGGGATCTCCCCGGAACCGAATTGCCGAAGAAATCAACGGTCTTCTTAGCTGTCCACCACCCGGGGTGATCGAATTTAAAAATCTGCTTTTGGGGTGGCCAGGAACCCGCTGCGTCGCGTGATTTGCCTGGGAATCCCCCCGGAACCGCCAGGATCGGTCCCAATCGGTTGTTTCGGCGGTCGAACGGGCATCAATCGTTCCCGATCCAGGCGTTGCATGCATTTGCGGGG
Encoded here:
- a CDS encoding outer membrane protein assembly factor BamB family protein; translated protein: MQLRQLVIVAFWIGLAVPSHAQDKQPAEEPIGFGVRPGVRFLTPTSAEIRWETTIAGPAAVAFGPTRKLGRVIASQSSGTSHRVVVDDLVPGKNYWYRFGLNQGGKRSFSSFYQLEGGMNYTPPKVEASDVPAGADEAIKRLVQPGGYAVVYGDVAPSWCEAIAAGTSMTVVAAVDDADSLQSLRRRWYADQKYGIRLTAQLKQDVPDAIANLVVVPAEQINDATRLLAPMGQIIKLGADHEIDGFSWQTVTPGVRFGRRAAAPQLAAWGHQYGSSGNASYSGEMLGGVDDTADLEVKWIGRPGADFGIDRNPRMPAPLAVGGRLFHQGMNRMIALDAFNGAVLWSLEIPDLRRVNIPRDCGNWCADESHVYAAVKDRLWVIDAASGEMIRTMLLPEEYEGNSEWGYVAVTEHRVVGTAMKRGSGYSGFWDKAAWYDGKDDAATAKVCGSAIVGYDKQYGSIDWQRDADAIVHSTITIFGDHVYFVEVDDPALKQSSSGKLLNRQIWNAASIVCLDLETGAERWTSKVPPQDHEALISFGLADDNQFVLQTSGKNEFHFVSLDAKSGKPRWKQSVEWPEDHHSAHIQHAVLMNGQIFVQPHILSADDGRVVKSGTLGKRRGCATPIGAGNSIIYRGGTGPLSLWSLEDEKPSEFTRLRPSCWLSTIPAQGMLFSPEGGGGCSCGGWMETSIGFAPVLSLGDVQ
- a CDS encoding alpha/beta hydrolase; the encoded protein is MKPACLIALIAASAFPSLPHVAAGDPIVMNVWPDKPPGETQTLPEEADQTKPVDRLIAGRRIIKLGNVSTPQIAVYQPPAEHRNGTAVVICPGGGHHILAYDLEGTEVAEWLNTLGVTAVVLKYRVPARDADRRWRAAVQDAQRAMSLVRSHAEAWKIDPDRIGICGFSAGGETAGLTAIFQEDRTYEAVDKIDQVSIRPDFALLIYAAGMVEKGTTQLHDYIKVNQDTPPMFFAHAFDDRVSVHNCLTLAGALKEAGVPAELHVYATGGHGYGLRVTDQPVTRWPEQAASWLKTMKLIP
- a CDS encoding TadE/TadG family type IV pilus assembly protein: MIEFAVCLPVFLLITFATLETCRMIYLRQSLKLAAYECARLGILPEITPASLQDQCDVILLGRGIENYTLSHTPSDLSALEFGNLLVTTVEAPAAENALMGSWLYGGQTVSESVTIMAEY
- a CDS encoding VWA domain-containing protein — translated: MAMLAILMPVMIGIAAFAINVVYMEMARTELQISLDVAARAAGRTLAVTEDESQASNAAENMLALNPYANQVLTPDETNIEFGFTTRYSDLHRYTFYPGSTPNAVKVEANGTNQVPMLFPSMGVNLQFRPIRAAICTQVNLDVALVIDRSTSMARDADEDQIVDDWENGDSAPGSSRWIDAVHAVDKFLHAMEESTHDERIALTTYASTPATDVELTDDYESIDDAMDDHSDSFGGGGSAIGDGIIDAVEALNHSSYARPWATRVLIVLSDGTQNTGVDAVEAAEQAAADNVMVYAISFTDDADQAMMQDVAAVAAGKHYHADDREQLKQVFEDIAHGFPTLITF
- a CDS encoding TadE family protein: MVKSTRRKLRQRPPTGAALVEMAMVLPLIMLFFTAMLEIGRVLMLQHTADAAAYEAARSAIVPGATAADAEQVAQQLIDAAGLTQAAIEVTPDTITEFTPLITVKVEIPVGENSWITPQHVVALTVSSEVTLMCERSPVTRLVAVDQLNAKKQTMQHD
- a CDS encoding alpha/beta hydrolase — encoded protein: MTHSSSACPLRAALCFLSLCFFTLCFGTTAVSQDQPARQTIDKTDADILYRSGENLSDYMRERCRLDVYVPESKTGFSTVVWFHGGGLKGGKKSVPKELKDQGIAVVAVNYRLHPKVTAPAYIEDAAAAVAWTFQNIERYGGSSEKIFISGHSAGGYLTSMLGLDKRWLAAHDIDADDIAGLIPFSGHTITHFTVRAERGVGGKQPVVDDMAPLYHVRDDCPPLLLITGDRELEMLGRYEENAYLWRMMQVVGHPDTELYELDGYDHGQMATPAHPLLLRFMKKHGM
- a CDS encoding GxxExxY protein, yielding MSIIYESRSHAIRSCLFHVQNDVGVGRDEEDYHKALIMCFRQNEIPFVSKQPHPLMLFGEEAHRLFPDFSVWQSITLELKAVPRRLGAPEFVQLFDYLKCRGDSLGLLVNMGLDRVFIDRVVRHPEQTRLTESWRYWSGQIDGKSREIGLAVRDVLREIFRQHETGYGTEVVSKLIHFGLRWGIAANFGKSHAEITGMRRR
- a CDS encoding HD domain-containing protein, whose protein sequence is MTGQQAGHGFDHVGRVLRSARKIQAEVGGDRTIVELAALLHDVGDAKFHDGIEMSAALTRQILGELDVDEDTVDHVAQIVDNISFRKGSDAEPLSLEGQIVQDADRLDALGAIGIVRTIEYGAVFGQPFHVSGNNDAAQKTGLGHFDEKLFRLHALLNTEPARRMARQREAFMRTFVDQFLAEWEG
- a CDS encoding class II aldolase/adducin family protein, with protein sequence MTTSRNVIHPRDEIMQTMDRIYRYRMTTTSGGNLSIRDAAGDIWISPARVDKGNLTRRDIIRVRSDGSTDGPHPPSSEFPFHKAIYDARPDVRSVVHAHPVALVAFSICRQTPDTRLFHQAHSVCGKLGFAPYACPGSKQLGANIAASFAEGADSVILENHGVVVAGESLSDAFKRFEAFEFAGKTLIKASALGKVKLLDDQRLDQAARRSVDFDNLDPPPASATETELRRQLCDFVRRGCRQRLLISTEGSFSARVGDDAFLITPTQQDRELLGVDDFVLIDGDRREAGKLASRAAKAHQAIYRRHPHVNAIVFAHPVNATAFSVTESEFDVRTIPESYVFLRDVQRVPYGVQFGDGDQIADYVNEKTPAAILENDGVIVTGRSVLDAFDRLEVLESTAEAVINARSIGSVQAMSDDVIDELCREFDL